The Streptomyces sp. HUAS CB01 genome has a segment encoding these proteins:
- a CDS encoding zinc-dependent alcohol dehydrogenase, translating to MERVVQFTGPRQVEVAEHERAPLPPGHLRVRTRYSGISAGTELTAYRGTNPYLTRTWDPEARLFREGAAGIEYPVAGWGYSEVGEVTEVSPELAGTPGLPAPGDTVWGIWGHRSEGIVPAERMIGHVLPTGLEPLAGAFARVGAIAHNAVLASDIHVGEDVAVFGQGVIGLLTTRLARLNGARVTAVDALDGRLDTARTYGATSTLNARTDAVAERIREATDGRGADVAIEISGVYPALHEALRSVAVGGRVVASGFYQGDGAGLRLGDEFHHNRVQLICSQIGGVPPQLSGRWTVERLQQTFLSLVAEGLVDVKSLVSHVVRAEDAADAYTLLDERPADALQVVLEF from the coding sequence GTGGAACGCGTCGTCCAGTTCACCGGCCCCCGGCAGGTCGAAGTCGCCGAGCACGAGAGAGCGCCACTGCCGCCCGGTCATCTGCGCGTGCGGACCCGCTACTCCGGCATCTCCGCCGGCACGGAGCTCACCGCCTACCGCGGCACCAACCCGTATCTGACCCGCACCTGGGACCCCGAGGCCCGGCTCTTCCGCGAGGGCGCCGCCGGCATCGAGTACCCCGTGGCCGGCTGGGGCTACTCCGAGGTCGGCGAGGTCACCGAGGTGTCGCCCGAGCTGGCCGGCACCCCGGGCCTGCCCGCGCCCGGCGACACGGTCTGGGGCATCTGGGGCCACCGCAGCGAGGGCATCGTCCCCGCCGAGCGCATGATCGGCCACGTCCTGCCCACCGGTCTCGAGCCCCTCGCCGGCGCCTTCGCCCGCGTCGGGGCCATCGCCCACAACGCGGTCCTCGCCTCCGACATCCACGTCGGCGAGGACGTCGCCGTCTTCGGTCAGGGCGTCATCGGACTGCTCACCACCCGGCTCGCCCGGCTCAACGGCGCGCGGGTGACCGCCGTCGACGCCCTCGACGGCCGGCTGGACACCGCCCGGACGTACGGGGCCACATCGACGCTCAACGCCCGCACCGACGCCGTGGCCGAGCGCATCCGCGAGGCCACGGACGGCCGGGGTGCCGACGTCGCCATCGAGATCAGCGGCGTCTACCCCGCCCTCCACGAGGCCCTGCGCTCCGTCGCCGTCGGCGGCCGCGTCGTCGCCTCCGGCTTCTACCAGGGCGACGGGGCGGGCCTGCGGCTCGGCGACGAGTTCCACCACAACCGCGTGCAGCTGATCTGCTCCCAGATCGGCGGGGTCCCGCCGCAGCTCTCCGGCCGCTGGACCGTCGAGCGGCTCCAGCAGACCTTCCTCTCGCTCGTCGCCGAAGGGCTCGTCGACGTGAAGTCCCTCGTCAGCCATGTCGTCCGCGCCGAGGACGCCGCCGACGCCTACACGCTCCTGGACGAACGCCCCGCCGACGCCCTCCAGGTCGTCCTGGAATTCTGA
- a CDS encoding sugar phosphate isomerase/epimerase family protein has product MLKTACQEQLLPGDTLQQKWEFAQNAGFDAIELRAKGDHHFRGRLPELRAALKDGVVMPTVCVDMLHFFGAFDAAQRRDAVEQMKSQLSVIAEIGGRGAQTPASYGMFSRRLPPFEPPRGEEEERAVLLEGLTELGEHARKEGVHLYLEPLNRYEDHMVNRLEQAVDLIRTVGLDSVRIGIDSYHMNIEEADPAGAILEAAPYIGHAQVSDSNRFQPGAGHLDWPAWLAALHTVGYDGYLAAECRLTGDPVEAVRSIPGFLRRSGA; this is encoded by the coding sequence ATGCTCAAGACCGCCTGCCAGGAGCAACTGCTGCCGGGGGACACCCTCCAGCAGAAGTGGGAGTTCGCCCAGAACGCCGGCTTCGACGCCATCGAACTGCGCGCCAAGGGAGACCACCACTTCCGGGGACGGCTCCCCGAACTGCGCGCCGCCCTCAAGGACGGTGTGGTCATGCCGACCGTCTGCGTCGACATGCTCCACTTCTTCGGAGCGTTCGACGCCGCTCAGCGCCGTGACGCCGTCGAGCAGATGAAGTCGCAGCTGTCCGTGATCGCCGAGATCGGCGGCCGCGGCGCCCAGACCCCCGCCTCGTACGGGATGTTCTCCCGCCGGCTCCCTCCCTTCGAGCCGCCGCGCGGAGAGGAGGAGGAACGCGCCGTCCTGCTCGAAGGGCTCACCGAACTGGGCGAGCACGCCCGCAAGGAGGGCGTCCACCTCTACCTCGAACCCCTCAACCGGTACGAGGACCACATGGTCAACCGGCTCGAACAGGCCGTCGACCTCATCCGCACCGTCGGCCTGGACTCCGTGCGGATCGGCATCGACAGCTACCACATGAACATCGAGGAGGCCGACCCCGCGGGCGCCATCCTCGAAGCGGCCCCGTACATCGGGCACGCCCAGGTCAGCGACTCCAACCGGTTCCAGCCCGGAGCCGGTCACCTCGACTGGCCGGCCTGGCTCGCCGCGCTGCACACCGTCGGCTACGACGGCTACCTCGCCGCCGAGTGCCGCCTCACCGGCGACCCGGTCGAGGCCGTCCGCTCCATTCCCGGCTTCCTGCGCAGGTCAGGCGCATGA
- a CDS encoding MGH1-like glycoside hydrolase domain-containing protein, with product MTTTLTDRPARARERLRRDAAHVLLTNWTGTSTVPSHTLYPHQWSWDSAFIAIGLRHLSPRRAQRELESLVGAQWADGRIPHIVFNPRVPLGAYFPSPDFWRSGTAGRAAGAPAGTETSGIVQPPVHALAAALVHRRDPATSRRRGFLERMYPRLAAWHDYLLRDRDLTGHGLASVVHPWEPGMDNSPCWDGPLRRITPAAPESFRRVDLAHGDAADRPTDLDYGRYVRLAADYRDRGYRDAGTPHPFAVEDPGFNALLIASEHALAGIAQEVGRDPRPHRERAEALTDALVRHLWQPSAGMFLCRDVRADSVIEDRSVTGLLPLVVPSLPRRVAETLLDTVTGEHFGLGTTTRLVPSYDLRGAAFDSARYWRGPAWFNINWLLERGLRLHGAVSEADALGRAVLDAAGDSRFAEYVDPYSGEGHGATNFSWTAAVALDLLAADDTGEDDR from the coding sequence ATGACGACGACCCTCACCGACCGCCCGGCCCGCGCCCGGGAACGACTGCGGCGCGACGCCGCCCACGTCCTGCTCACCAACTGGACGGGCACCTCGACCGTGCCCTCCCACACCCTCTATCCGCACCAGTGGAGCTGGGACTCGGCGTTCATCGCCATCGGACTGCGCCATCTGTCGCCCCGGCGGGCGCAGCGCGAGCTCGAGTCCCTCGTCGGCGCCCAGTGGGCCGACGGACGGATCCCGCACATCGTCTTCAACCCCCGTGTGCCGCTCGGCGCGTACTTCCCCAGTCCCGACTTCTGGCGGTCCGGCACGGCCGGCCGTGCGGCGGGCGCTCCCGCCGGCACCGAGACCTCCGGAATCGTCCAGCCCCCGGTCCACGCGCTCGCCGCCGCGCTCGTCCACCGGCGCGACCCGGCCACCTCGCGCCGCCGCGGCTTCCTCGAGCGGATGTACCCGCGCCTGGCCGCCTGGCACGACTACCTCCTGCGCGACCGCGACCTCACCGGCCACGGGCTCGCCTCCGTCGTGCACCCCTGGGAGCCGGGCATGGACAACAGCCCGTGCTGGGACGGTCCGCTGCGCAGGATCACCCCCGCGGCCCCCGAGTCGTTCCGCCGGGTGGACCTCGCCCACGGCGACGCCGCCGACCGACCCACCGACCTCGACTACGGGCGGTACGTGCGGCTGGCCGCCGACTACCGCGACCGCGGCTACCGCGACGCGGGCACCCCGCACCCCTTCGCCGTCGAGGACCCCGGGTTCAACGCCCTGCTCATCGCCTCCGAACACGCCCTCGCCGGGATCGCCCAGGAGGTGGGCCGCGATCCGCGCCCGCACCGGGAACGGGCCGAGGCGCTCACCGACGCGCTCGTACGGCACCTGTGGCAGCCGAGCGCCGGCATGTTCCTCTGCCGTGACGTACGGGCCGACTCCGTCATCGAGGACAGGAGCGTCACCGGGCTGCTGCCCCTCGTCGTGCCGTCACTGCCCCGCCGCGTGGCGGAGACCCTGCTGGACACGGTCACCGGGGAGCACTTCGGCCTCGGGACGACCACCCGCCTCGTCCCCAGCTACGACCTGCGGGGAGCCGCCTTCGACTCCGCCCGCTACTGGCGCGGCCCGGCCTGGTTCAACATCAACTGGCTTCTGGAGCGCGGGCTGCGCCTGCACGGTGCCGTGTCCGAGGCCGACGCGCTCGGGCGGGCCGTCCTGGACGCCGCCGGCGACTCCCGGTTCGCCGAGTACGTCGACCCGTACAGCGGCGAAGGCCACGGCGCGACCAACTTCAGCTGGACCGCGGCCGTCGCGCTCGACCTCCTCGCCGCCGACGACACCGGGGAGGACGACCGGTGA
- a CDS encoding amylo-alpha-1,6-glucosidase encodes MSTRRLLLHAGAFAATGPGGDITGTRGASPDGLFTRDTRHLSRWTLTVDGQNPTVLVPAPASGDGAAVLTGSGSRDEPSAWTLFRRQALRQGRLVEQLRVTANTGRDTTLTVRLETAADFADQFELRGDDRRYDKPGATRTLDPLPDGAAFHYRRGDWHASTTVTADPAPRVRTAGDRATLEWTVALPAHGTAEITVHATAVPHGAPAAAPPATVAEAVGEARREHEAFTGEAPAVPAGHEELGHACRQGLDDLAGLRVPATGPDGGTVQIPAAGVPWFLTLFGRDSLLTSYFALPYRPGLAEATLPALAATQATGHDPARVAEPGKIVHEIRHGELAHFRQVPYGRYYGSVDSTPLFLVLLHAHAERTGDLALARRLERQARAALTWMFDHGGLKERGYLTYRADAHGLLNQNWKDSEGAVCFRDGTQATGDIAVAEAQGYAYDALLRTAALARDAWHDPALAGELESAAGDLRARFATDFWMADRAFPALALDGAGRQVDALASDAGHLLWSGILDTEQGRATGRRLMEDDFFSGWGIRTLAAGQDPYHPLSYHRGSIWPHDNAVIALGLARYGLHRETAVLARALAGAAAHHDHRLPEVLSGYPRVPGEGPVPYPHACSPQAWAAATPLALLTAVGAGAES; translated from the coding sequence GTGAGCACACGCCGACTCCTGCTGCACGCCGGTGCCTTCGCGGCGACCGGCCCCGGCGGCGACATCACGGGCACCCGGGGCGCGTCCCCCGACGGGCTGTTCACCCGGGACACCCGCCATCTGAGCAGGTGGACCCTCACCGTCGACGGGCAGAACCCCACGGTCCTCGTACCGGCGCCCGCCTCGGGCGACGGCGCCGCCGTGCTCACCGGGTCCGGCAGCCGTGACGAGCCCTCCGCCTGGACGCTCTTCCGCCGGCAGGCCCTGCGCCAGGGCCGGCTCGTCGAGCAGCTGCGCGTCACCGCCAACACCGGCCGGGACACCACCCTCACCGTCCGGCTGGAGACCGCCGCCGACTTCGCCGACCAGTTCGAACTGCGCGGCGACGACCGGCGCTACGACAAGCCCGGCGCCACCCGCACACTCGACCCGCTGCCCGACGGAGCCGCATTCCACTACCGGCGCGGCGACTGGCACGCGAGCACCACCGTCACCGCCGACCCGGCCCCTCGCGTCCGGACCGCGGGGGACCGCGCCACCCTGGAGTGGACCGTCGCCCTGCCCGCCCACGGCACCGCCGAGATCACCGTCCACGCCACGGCCGTCCCGCACGGCGCCCCCGCCGCCGCGCCGCCGGCCACCGTCGCTGAGGCCGTGGGGGAGGCGCGCCGGGAGCACGAGGCGTTCACCGGCGAGGCGCCGGCGGTGCCGGCCGGGCACGAGGAGCTCGGCCACGCCTGCCGCCAGGGCCTCGACGACCTCGCCGGACTGCGCGTCCCGGCCACCGGCCCGGACGGCGGGACCGTGCAGATCCCGGCGGCCGGAGTGCCCTGGTTCCTCACCCTGTTCGGCAGGGACTCGCTGCTCACGTCGTACTTCGCGCTGCCGTACCGTCCCGGCCTGGCCGAGGCGACCCTGCCGGCGCTCGCGGCCACCCAGGCCACGGGGCACGACCCGGCCCGCGTCGCCGAACCGGGCAAGATCGTCCACGAGATCCGCCACGGCGAACTGGCCCACTTCCGGCAGGTCCCCTACGGCCGCTACTACGGCTCCGTCGACAGCACCCCCCTCTTCCTGGTCCTGCTGCACGCCCACGCCGAGCGGACCGGCGACCTCGCGCTCGCCAGGCGACTGGAACGCCAGGCCCGCGCCGCGCTCACCTGGATGTTCGACCACGGCGGGCTGAAGGAGCGGGGGTACCTCACCTACCGCGCCGACGCCCACGGACTGCTCAACCAGAACTGGAAGGACTCCGAGGGCGCCGTCTGCTTCCGCGACGGAACCCAGGCCACCGGCGACATCGCCGTCGCCGAGGCCCAGGGCTACGCCTACGACGCCCTGCTCCGCACCGCCGCCCTGGCCCGCGACGCCTGGCACGACCCCGCTCTCGCCGGCGAACTGGAGTCCGCGGCCGGTGACCTGCGTGCCCGCTTCGCCACCGACTTCTGGATGGCCGACCGGGCGTTCCCGGCCCTCGCCCTGGACGGTGCGGGCCGGCAGGTGGACGCGCTGGCCTCCGACGCGGGCCATCTGCTCTGGTCCGGGATCCTCGACACGGAACAGGGCCGTGCCACCGGGCGGCGCCTGATGGAGGACGACTTCTTCTCCGGGTGGGGCATCCGGACCCTGGCCGCCGGACAGGATCCGTACCATCCGCTGTCCTACCACCGGGGCAGCATCTGGCCCCACGACAACGCGGTCATCGCCCTCGGCCTCGCCCGCTACGGTCTGCACCGCGAGACCGCCGTGCTCGCCCGCGCCCTGGCCGGTGCCGCCGCGCACCACGACCACCGGCTGCCCGAGGTCCTCTCGGGCTACCCGAGGGTCCCCGGCGAGGGGCCCGTCCCCTACCCCCATGCCTGCTCCCCCCAGGCGTGGGCGGCCGCGACCCCCCTCGCGCTGCTCACCGCCGTGGGAGCAGGGGCGGAATCCTGA
- a CDS encoding SDR family NAD(P)-dependent oxidoreductase, whose product MHVDLSGRTAIVTGSSQGIGLAIAVGLAGAGATTVLTGRGEERLREARERLLDHAPDARVTAVACDLTTEQGAARLRAEVPDADILVNNLGVFGPADPLEITDQQWRTYFDVNVLSAVRLIRAYLPGMKDRGWGRIQNIASDSAIVIPAEMIHYGMSKTALLAVSRGFAKEAAGTGVTVNSVIAGPTHTPGVEDFVYDLVGRDQPWDEAQRAFMRLHRPQSLLGRLIEPPEIANLVVYLSSEYASATTGGAVRVDGGYVDSILP is encoded by the coding sequence GTGCATGTGGATCTGAGCGGCAGGACCGCCATCGTCACGGGTTCCTCGCAGGGCATCGGGCTCGCCATCGCCGTCGGGCTCGCCGGAGCCGGCGCCACGACCGTCCTCACGGGACGCGGCGAGGAGCGCCTGCGCGAGGCGCGGGAGCGACTTCTGGACCATGCACCGGACGCGCGGGTGACGGCCGTGGCCTGCGACCTCACCACGGAGCAGGGCGCCGCACGGCTGCGGGCGGAGGTCCCCGACGCGGACATCCTCGTCAACAACCTCGGCGTCTTCGGCCCCGCCGATCCGCTGGAGATCACCGACCAGCAGTGGCGCACGTACTTCGACGTCAACGTGCTGAGCGCCGTGCGTCTCATCCGCGCCTACCTGCCGGGGATGAAGGACCGCGGCTGGGGCCGGATCCAGAACATCGCCAGCGACTCCGCCATCGTCATCCCCGCCGAGATGATCCACTACGGGATGTCGAAGACCGCCCTGCTCGCGGTCTCCCGCGGCTTCGCCAAGGAGGCCGCCGGCACCGGGGTGACCGTGAACTCGGTCATCGCCGGGCCCACCCACACCCCGGGCGTCGAGGATTTCGTGTACGACCTCGTCGGCCGCGACCAGCCGTGGGACGAGGCGCAGCGCGCGTTCATGCGGCTGCACCGCCCGCAGTCGCTGCTGGGCCGGCTGATCGAACCGCCCGAGATCGCCAACCTGGTCGTCTACCTCAGCTCGGAGTACGCGTCGGCGACGACGGGAGGGGCGGTCAGGGTCGACGGCGGATACGTGGACTCGATCCTTCCCTGA
- a CDS encoding helix-turn-helix domain-containing protein encodes MAETDFDEVLTAVGPRLRALRQARGSTLAQIAETTGISLSTLSRLESGGRKPTLELLLPLAQAYGVPLDELVGAPAVGDARIRQRPFTRNGQTYVPLTRYLGGMHAYKHIVPPRSKDKGVRPEQKVHEGYEWLYVLTGRLWVALGEHDLVLGAGEAAEFDTRTPHGFANAGDRPVEFLSLFGPQGERMHVRARPAQN; translated from the coding sequence ATGGCGGAGACGGATTTCGACGAGGTGCTGACGGCCGTGGGGCCGCGGCTGCGGGCCCTGCGGCAGGCGCGCGGCAGCACGCTGGCCCAGATCGCCGAGACGACCGGGATCTCGCTGAGCACGCTGTCGCGGCTGGAGTCCGGCGGGAGGAAGCCCACGCTCGAACTGCTCCTGCCGCTGGCCCAGGCGTACGGTGTGCCGCTGGACGAGCTGGTCGGCGCCCCCGCCGTCGGTGACGCCCGCATCCGGCAGCGCCCCTTCACCCGGAACGGGCAGACGTATGTGCCGCTGACCCGCTACCTCGGGGGCATGCACGCCTACAAGCACATCGTGCCTCCCCGGTCGAAGGACAAGGGCGTGCGTCCCGAGCAGAAGGTGCACGAGGGCTACGAATGGCTCTATGTGCTCACCGGGCGGCTGTGGGTGGCACTCGGTGAGCACGATCTGGTCCTCGGCGCGGGCGAGGCCGCGGAGTTCGACACCCGCACCCCGCACGGCTTCGCCAACGCCGGTGACCGCCCCGTGGAGTTCCTGTCGCTGTTCGGGCCGCAGGGCGAGCGGATGCACGTACGGGCGCGCCCGGCGCAGAACTGA
- a CDS encoding class I SAM-dependent methyltransferase codes for MTGAAEHDAPLDPVLRQMMRTNEANWDARTPVHLASAFYGLGEAGPGADPDRWFGAFEWEDLGDLTGREVLHLQCHLGTETLAFARRGARTTGLDISGASIAAARGLAADAGLPVDYVQANVYDAAQALGDERRFDVVYTGKGALCYLPDLDRWAATVAGLLRPGGRLYLVEFHPLLNSLGPKPAPGEGSELLLRHDYLGGRGAIRRDSTYTYTDGPAVRGATESFEWMHGIGEVVNALTGAGLAITGLRESDELPWPRWPEMVRTPGGWWRLPDTSPRIPLLLALLATRTD; via the coding sequence ATGACCGGAGCAGCCGAGCACGACGCGCCCCTCGACCCCGTCCTGCGGCAGATGATGCGGACCAACGAGGCCAACTGGGACGCCCGCACCCCCGTGCATCTGGCGAGCGCCTTCTACGGGCTCGGCGAGGCCGGGCCGGGGGCCGACCCCGACCGCTGGTTCGGCGCCTTCGAATGGGAGGACCTCGGCGATCTGACCGGCCGTGAGGTGCTGCACCTCCAGTGCCATCTCGGCACCGAGACACTGGCCTTCGCCCGGCGCGGCGCACGGACCACCGGGCTCGACATCTCCGGGGCGTCGATCGCCGCGGCCCGCGGGCTCGCCGCCGACGCGGGCCTGCCGGTCGACTACGTCCAGGCCAACGTCTACGACGCGGCCCAAGCGCTCGGCGACGAGCGGCGGTTCGACGTCGTCTACACCGGCAAGGGCGCGCTGTGCTATCTGCCGGACCTCGACCGCTGGGCCGCCACGGTCGCCGGGCTGCTGCGTCCGGGCGGCCGGCTGTACCTCGTCGAGTTCCACCCGCTGCTCAACTCCCTCGGGCCCAAGCCCGCCCCCGGCGAGGGCTCCGAACTCCTGCTGCGCCACGACTACCTGGGCGGCCGGGGCGCGATCCGCCGGGACTCGACGTACACGTACACCGACGGCCCGGCCGTGCGGGGGGCGACCGAGAGCTTCGAGTGGATGCACGGGATCGGCGAGGTGGTCAACGCGCTCACCGGGGCCGGTCTCGCGATCACCGGGCTGCGCGAGAGCGACGAACTGCCCTGGCCCCGCTGGCCGGAGATGGTCCGCACCCCCGGCGGCTGGTGGCGGCTGCCCGACACGTCGCCCCGGATCCCGTTGCTCCTCGCCCTGCTCGCGACCCGTACGGACTGA
- a CDS encoding SRPBCC family protein, with amino-acid sequence MELRHEFTVPVPVEEAWRTLLDIERVAPCLPGTTVQEFDGEEITGTVKVKVGPVTLTYRGTAVFEERDEAAHRMVLKASGKEVRGQGTARATVTAGLTASGEGTAVAVLTDFAVTGRPAQIGRGVIAEVGDKLVGRFADCLAERLAGAPGAGAAGTSAGRGTGPAEAGTGAEPPAAGAVTSGEAAAPGASGPATPSAAAAETGGPPAPAAQDRNAEPIDLVRTAGLPVARRIVPAALAAGAAAAAVAVVLRRRRR; translated from the coding sequence ATGGAACTGCGGCACGAGTTCACCGTCCCCGTACCGGTCGAGGAGGCCTGGCGGACGCTCCTCGACATCGAGCGGGTGGCGCCCTGTCTGCCCGGTACCACCGTCCAGGAGTTCGACGGGGAGGAGATCACCGGCACGGTGAAGGTCAAGGTGGGCCCGGTCACGCTGACGTACCGGGGCACCGCCGTGTTCGAGGAGCGGGACGAGGCCGCGCACCGGATGGTGCTGAAGGCGAGCGGCAAGGAGGTGCGGGGGCAGGGCACCGCGCGGGCGACCGTCACGGCCGGGCTCACCGCCTCCGGCGAGGGGACGGCCGTGGCCGTGCTCACGGACTTCGCGGTGACCGGGCGGCCGGCCCAGATCGGGCGGGGTGTGATCGCCGAGGTGGGCGACAAGCTCGTGGGCCGGTTCGCGGACTGTCTGGCCGAGCGGCTCGCCGGGGCGCCCGGTGCGGGGGCCGCGGGCACCAGCGCCGGTCGGGGCACGGGGCCGGCGGAAGCGGGGACGGGCGCGGAGCCCCCCGCGGCCGGAGCGGTGACGTCCGGGGAGGCCGCGGCTCCGGGAGCCTCGGGGCCGGCCACGCCCTCGGCCGCCGCGGCGGAGACCGGCGGCCCGCCCGCGCCCGCGGCGCAGGACCGGAACGCCGAGCCCATCGATCTCGTACGGACCGCGGGTCTGCCGGTCGCCAGGCGGATCGTCCCGGCGGCGCTGGCGGCCGGGGCGGCCGCCGCGGCGGTGGCCGTGGTCCTGCGCCGCCGGCGGCGCTGA
- a CDS encoding XdhC family protein, which produces MREILPALSRWYAEGEPFGLATVVSVSRSAPRGPGAAMAVGPDDEVVGSVSGGCVEGAVFEMAQEVLADGAARLHTFGYSDEDAFAVGLTCGGEITLLVRAVSPDTDAVFGAVAESVAAHRPVTVATVTDGPAPRGATLAVWADGVAGSLRSEGLDAAVVADARGGLAQGSTGVRHYGPRGQRREDDVSVFLHSFAPPPRMLVFGAIDYAAAVARIGDFLGYRVTVCDARPVFATPKRFPEGVEVVVDWPHRYLDRTETDARTVICVLTHDPKFDVPLLEQALRRPAAYIGAMGSRRTHDDRTKRLREAGLGEEQLARLRSPVGLDLGARTPEEVAVSVAAEIVALRWGGSGAPLTETAGAIHPAGSAPATPGRHR; this is translated from the coding sequence ATGCGTGAGATTCTGCCCGCCCTGAGCCGCTGGTACGCCGAGGGCGAGCCGTTCGGACTGGCCACGGTGGTGTCGGTGAGCCGCAGCGCGCCGCGCGGGCCCGGCGCGGCGATGGCCGTCGGCCCGGACGACGAGGTCGTGGGCAGCGTGTCCGGCGGTTGTGTGGAGGGCGCGGTCTTCGAGATGGCGCAGGAGGTCCTGGCAGACGGGGCGGCGCGGCTGCACACCTTCGGGTACAGCGACGAGGACGCGTTCGCGGTCGGGCTGACCTGCGGCGGTGAGATCACGCTGCTGGTACGGGCCGTCTCACCGGACACCGACGCGGTGTTCGGGGCGGTTGCCGAGTCGGTCGCCGCGCACCGTCCGGTGACGGTGGCGACCGTGACCGACGGCCCCGCGCCGCGCGGCGCCACGCTCGCGGTGTGGGCGGACGGCGTGGCCGGATCGCTCCGCTCCGAGGGGCTGGACGCGGCGGTCGTGGCCGACGCGCGCGGCGGTCTCGCCCAGGGCTCGACCGGTGTGCGGCACTACGGGCCGCGGGGACAGCGCCGCGAGGACGACGTCTCGGTCTTCCTGCACTCGTTCGCGCCGCCGCCGCGGATGCTGGTCTTCGGGGCCATCGACTACGCGGCGGCCGTCGCCCGGATCGGCGACTTCCTCGGCTACCGGGTGACGGTGTGCGACGCGCGTCCGGTGTTCGCCACACCCAAGCGGTTCCCGGAAGGCGTCGAGGTCGTCGTGGACTGGCCGCACCGCTACCTGGACCGCACGGAGACCGACGCGCGCACGGTCATCTGCGTCCTGACGCACGATCCGAAGTTCGACGTGCCCCTGCTGGAGCAGGCGCTGCGCCGGCCGGCCGCGTACATCGGCGCCATGGGCAGCCGCCGCACGCACGACGACCGGACCAAGCGGCTGCGCGAGGCCGGGCTGGGCGAGGAGCAGCTGGCCCGGCTGCGCTCGCCGGTGGGTCTGGACCTGGGGGCCCGGACCCCCGAGGAGGTCGCCGTGTCCGTGGCGGCGGAGATCGTGGCGCTGCGGTGGGGCGGCAGCGGCGCGCCGCTGACGGAGACGGCCGGGGCGATCCATCCGGCCGGGTCGGCCCCGGCGACACCGGGGCGGCATCGGTGA
- a CDS encoding vWA domain-containing protein, whose protein sequence is MTATDGGTAVLVGFARALRAAGVDAGPDRVQTFLRALDVLGPRRRTGVYWAGRLTLCGAQDDLERYERVFAAYFGPRDRPPGPRARPLPPTPPPPRLVVRETDRLPGGAGEDDRRPAAAAALASSAEVLRHRDVASLTVAEREQVRRLLAAFALRGEPRRSARLRPARRGVVDPRRTVREWLRRGGEPARLRRRARAERPRRVVLLVDVSGSMAPYADALLRFAHAAAHRGPAGSRAATEVFTVGTRLTRVTSALERRDPETALAAVAAAVPDWRGGTRLGEMLRAFLDRWGQRGMARGAVVVVLSDGWERGDPALLAAQMRRLRRLAHRVVWANPRKARPGYAPLAAGMAAALPSVDAFVEGHSLAALEHLAAVVRGAEDA, encoded by the coding sequence ATGACGGCGACCGACGGCGGTACCGCGGTGCTGGTGGGGTTCGCGCGTGCGCTCCGCGCGGCGGGAGTGGACGCCGGGCCGGACCGGGTGCAGACGTTCCTGCGGGCACTCGATGTGCTGGGGCCGCGGCGGCGGACCGGCGTGTACTGGGCCGGGAGGCTGACGCTGTGCGGCGCACAGGACGATCTCGAACGCTACGAGCGTGTGTTCGCCGCCTACTTCGGGCCGCGCGACCGGCCTCCGGGACCGCGTGCCCGGCCGCTGCCGCCCACTCCCCCGCCACCGCGGCTCGTCGTGCGGGAGACGGACCGTCTCCCCGGCGGCGCGGGCGAGGACGACCGCCGGCCGGCCGCGGCCGCGGCCCTGGCCAGCTCCGCGGAGGTGCTGCGCCATCGCGACGTCGCGTCGCTGACGGTCGCCGAACGCGAGCAGGTGCGGCGGCTGCTGGCGGCGTTCGCGCTGCGGGGCGAGCCGCGTCGTTCCGCGCGGCTGCGGCCTGCCCGGCGCGGCGTCGTCGATCCCCGGCGGACGGTGCGGGAGTGGCTGCGCCGCGGCGGGGAGCCGGCGCGGCTGCGCCGGCGGGCGCGGGCCGAACGACCCCGACGCGTGGTGCTGCTGGTGGACGTGAGCGGGTCGATGGCCCCGTACGCGGACGCGCTGCTGCGGTTCGCACACGCCGCGGCGCACCGCGGGCCCGCGGGGTCGAGGGCGGCCACCGAGGTGTTCACGGTCGGCACCCGGCTGACGCGGGTGACCTCCGCGCTGGAGCGACGCGACCCGGAGACCGCGCTGGCGGCGGTCGCCGCAGCCGTCCCGGACTGGCGCGGGGGCACCCGGCTCGGCGAGATGCTGCGGGCCTTCCTCGACCGCTGGGGGCAGCGCGGGATGGCGCGCGGCGCGGTGGTCGTGGTGCTGTCCGACGGCTGGGAGCGCGGCGATCCGGCCCTCCTCGCGGCCCAGATGCGCCGGCTGCGCCGGCTGGCCCACCGGGTGGTGTGGGCCAATCCGCGCAAGGCCCGGCCGGGTTACGCGCCGCTGGCGGCCGGCATGGCGGCGGCGCTGCCCAGTGTCGACGCGTTCGTCGAGGGACACAGTCTGGCGGCGCTGGAGCACCTCGCCGCGGTGGTGAGAGGAGCCGAGGATGCGTGA